From Bacteroidota bacterium, the proteins below share one genomic window:
- a CDS encoding FkbM family methyltransferase encodes MMFKNLKKKLLRILPIHYYKIKRWYSQEGEDAIIQTYFEDIGMKRKGFYVDIGAHHPIRFSNTHLLYKSGWKGLNFEPNVSSGRAFKLFRRRDKTVHIGIGNEECEKDFYVFDEPAINSFDKAVSEDRDKESPYKLIKVIKIPIMRLETALDKYLPKNQKIDLMSIDVEGLDLEVMKSNNWEKYKPNMLLVEDLDFDFENLQSSEVWNFLKKQDYKIYAKTHRTLVFVSNKIEK; translated from the coding sequence ATGATGTTTAAGAATTTAAAAAAGAAGTTGTTACGAATCTTGCCGATTCACTACTATAAGATTAAAAGATGGTATTCTCAAGAGGGAGAGGATGCCATAATTCAAACATATTTTGAAGATATAGGAATGAAAAGAAAAGGATTTTATGTAGATATTGGTGCACATCATCCCATCAGGTTTTCAAATACTCATTTGTTGTATAAAAGCGGTTGGAAAGGGTTAAACTTTGAACCTAATGTATCAAGCGGTAGGGCGTTTAAACTCTTCCGAAGAAGAGATAAAACAGTCCACATAGGAATTGGAAATGAAGAGTGTGAAAAAGACTTTTATGTGTTTGATGAACCAGCGATTAATAGTTTTGACAAAGCTGTTTCAGAAGACCGGGATAAAGAAAGTCCTTACAAACTTATAAAAGTTATAAAAATACCCATAATGAGATTGGAAACGGCACTTGACAAATATTTGCCCAAGAATCAGAAAATTGATTTAATGTCCATAGATGTTGAGGGATTGGATTTAGAGGTAATGAAAAGCAATAATTGGGAGAAGTATAAACCCAATATGTTGTTGGTGGAAGATTTGGATTTTGACTTTGAAAATCTGCAATCATCAGAGGTTTGGAATTTCCTTAAAAAGCAGGATTACAAGATTTATGCAAAAACCCACAGGACATTAGTGTTTGTGAGTAATAAAATCGAAAAATAA